From Vitis vinifera cultivar Pinot Noir 40024 chromosome 5, ASM3070453v1, the proteins below share one genomic window:
- the LOC100261191 gene encoding F-box protein SKIP16 isoform X1 — protein sequence MEMGLEDLGDLAINAIISKLDTKDTVAVSCVSKKLRVSASEESLWLNHCSQDLGLSAPIDPLGKPAPSFKETYRLWRESFGMYPWPLVKRVKRCWDRLKNWLSANFPEADATLRKGATEVEIEALENILKVKLPLPTRLLYRFCDGQELTDDVGGTALGSSLGIIGGYCFYDHLVNVCLLPLRQVILETKEITDQLGFSTTSKYVIVAASSTYIGKFFFLNCTTGQLYVGTRSLVSAGEMIPCVPNALISPMHDSNTGQQQDAMLLWLEEHVRRLQNGIIKLRNEGMIRSINLFPEESPLCSTAVTNGVQVRASAVFIPEGCNLLDESHKYLFAYSIRMRLLPEGCIVNGTSFGSCQLNWRHWIIRANDHVVSEVNAEAVIGKYPLLYPGGEEFVYESCTPLSSSQGSIEGAFTFVPGRLADPKGSAFEVEVGRFPLQCPDYIF from the exons ATGGAAATGGGGTTGGAGGACTTGGGCGACTTGGCTATCAATGCAATTATATCCAAATTGGACACCAAAGACACTGTAGCGGTGTCTTGTGTCAGCAAAAAGCTTAGGGTTTCTGCATCCGAAGAGTCTCTTTGGCTCAACCACTGCTCTCAAGATCTCGGACTCTCTGCCCCTATCGATCCTCTCGGAAAACCCGCTCCTTCTTTCAAg GAAACTTATCGACTATGGCGGGAATCTTTTGGTATGTACCCATGGCCCCTTGTCAAACGGGTGAAAAGATGTTGGGATAGACTTAAAAACTGGTTGAGTGCAAATTTCCCGGAGGCTGATGCTACACTACGAAAGGGTGCAACAGAAGTTGAAATTGAAGCGTTGGAGAACATTTTGAAAGTGAAATTGCCTCTTCCAACAAGGCTTCTCTATCGCTTCTGTGATGGTCAAGAGCTGACAGACGATGTTGGAGGAACCGCTCTTGGCAGTTCATTGGGCATCATAGGAGGTTACTGCTTTTATGACCACCTTGTAAATGTGTGCTTATTACCTTTGCGTCAGGTAATCTTGGAAACAAAGGAGATTACAGACCAGCTAGGTTTTTCCACAACATCTAAGTATGTTATTGTGGCTGCTTCTTCCACATACATTGGAaagttttttttcctcaattGTACCACTGGTCAACTTTATGTTGGTACCAGGAGTCTTGTATCAGCTGGAGAAATGATTCCTTGTGTACCAAATGCACTGATAAGTCCGATGCATGACTCGAACACTGGTCAACAGCAGGATGCGATGCTGCTATGGTTAGAAGAACATGTTCGTCGCTTACAAAATGGCATTATTAAACTCCGTAACGAAGGAATGATCAGAAGTATCAACTTGTTCCCAGAAGAATCTCCTCTCTGTTCCACTGCAGTAACCAATGGTGTTCAG GTTCGCGCTTCTGCTGTATTCATTCCGGAGGGTTGTAACCTTCTAGATGAATCTCATAAATATCTGTTTGCTTATTCAATTCGTATGCGCCTCCTGCCTGAGGGATGCATTGTCAATGGAACATCCTTTGGCTCCTGCCAACTGAATTGGAGGCACTGGATCATCCGTGCAAATGACCATGTTGTATCTGAAGTTAATGCAGAAGCTGTTATTGGAAAG TATCCACTCTTGTATCCTGGGGGGGAAGAATTTGTTTATGAAAGTTGCACCCCTCTATCATCATCCCAAGGTTCAATTGAAGGTGCTTTCACATTTGTTCCTGGCAG ATTGGCAGACCCAAAAGGCAGTGCATTTGAGGTTGAAGTGGGCCGGTTTCCTCTCCAGTGTCCAGACTACATTTTCTGA
- the LOC100261191 gene encoding F-box protein SKIP16 isoform X2, giving the protein MEMGLEDLGDLAINAIISKLDTKDTVAVSCVSKKLRVSASEESLWLNHCSQDLGLSAPIDPLGKPAPSFKETYRLWRESFGMYPWPLVKRVKRCWDRLKNWLSANFPEADATLRKGATEVEIEALENILKVKLPLPTRLLYRFCDGQELTDDVGGTALGSSLGIIGGYCFYDHLVNVCLLPLRQVILETKEITDQLGFSTTSKYVIVAASSTYIGKFFFLNCTTGQLYVGTRSLVSAGEMIPCVPNALISPMHDSNTGQQQDAMLLWLEEHVRRLQNGIIKLRNEGMIRSINLFPEESPLCSTAVTNGVQVRASAVFIPEGCNLLDESHKYLFAYSIRMRLLPEGCIVNGTSFGSCQLNWRHWIIRANDHVVSEVNAEAVIGKIGRPKRQCI; this is encoded by the exons ATGGAAATGGGGTTGGAGGACTTGGGCGACTTGGCTATCAATGCAATTATATCCAAATTGGACACCAAAGACACTGTAGCGGTGTCTTGTGTCAGCAAAAAGCTTAGGGTTTCTGCATCCGAAGAGTCTCTTTGGCTCAACCACTGCTCTCAAGATCTCGGACTCTCTGCCCCTATCGATCCTCTCGGAAAACCCGCTCCTTCTTTCAAg GAAACTTATCGACTATGGCGGGAATCTTTTGGTATGTACCCATGGCCCCTTGTCAAACGGGTGAAAAGATGTTGGGATAGACTTAAAAACTGGTTGAGTGCAAATTTCCCGGAGGCTGATGCTACACTACGAAAGGGTGCAACAGAAGTTGAAATTGAAGCGTTGGAGAACATTTTGAAAGTGAAATTGCCTCTTCCAACAAGGCTTCTCTATCGCTTCTGTGATGGTCAAGAGCTGACAGACGATGTTGGAGGAACCGCTCTTGGCAGTTCATTGGGCATCATAGGAGGTTACTGCTTTTATGACCACCTTGTAAATGTGTGCTTATTACCTTTGCGTCAGGTAATCTTGGAAACAAAGGAGATTACAGACCAGCTAGGTTTTTCCACAACATCTAAGTATGTTATTGTGGCTGCTTCTTCCACATACATTGGAaagttttttttcctcaattGTACCACTGGTCAACTTTATGTTGGTACCAGGAGTCTTGTATCAGCTGGAGAAATGATTCCTTGTGTACCAAATGCACTGATAAGTCCGATGCATGACTCGAACACTGGTCAACAGCAGGATGCGATGCTGCTATGGTTAGAAGAACATGTTCGTCGCTTACAAAATGGCATTATTAAACTCCGTAACGAAGGAATGATCAGAAGTATCAACTTGTTCCCAGAAGAATCTCCTCTCTGTTCCACTGCAGTAACCAATGGTGTTCAG GTTCGCGCTTCTGCTGTATTCATTCCGGAGGGTTGTAACCTTCTAGATGAATCTCATAAATATCTGTTTGCTTATTCAATTCGTATGCGCCTCCTGCCTGAGGGATGCATTGTCAATGGAACATCCTTTGGCTCCTGCCAACTGAATTGGAGGCACTGGATCATCCGTGCAAATGACCATGTTGTATCTGAAGTTAATGCAGAAGCTGTTATTGGAAAG ATTGGCAGACCCAAAAGGCAGTGCATTTGA
- the LOC100261191 gene encoding F-box protein SKIP16 isoform X3: MHICKETYRLWRESFGMYPWPLVKRVKRCWDRLKNWLSANFPEADATLRKGATEVEIEALENILKVKLPLPTRLLYRFCDGQELTDDVGGTALGSSLGIIGGYCFYDHLVNVCLLPLRQVILETKEITDQLGFSTTSKYVIVAASSTYIGKFFFLNCTTGQLYVGTRSLVSAGEMIPCVPNALISPMHDSNTGQQQDAMLLWLEEHVRRLQNGIIKLRNEGMIRSINLFPEESPLCSTAVTNGVQVRASAVFIPEGCNLLDESHKYLFAYSIRMRLLPEGCIVNGTSFGSCQLNWRHWIIRANDHVVSEVNAEAVIGKYPLLYPGGEEFVYESCTPLSSSQGSIEGAFTFVPGRLADPKGSAFEVEVGRFPLQCPDYIF; encoded by the exons ATGCACATTTGCAAG GAAACTTATCGACTATGGCGGGAATCTTTTGGTATGTACCCATGGCCCCTTGTCAAACGGGTGAAAAGATGTTGGGATAGACTTAAAAACTGGTTGAGTGCAAATTTCCCGGAGGCTGATGCTACACTACGAAAGGGTGCAACAGAAGTTGAAATTGAAGCGTTGGAGAACATTTTGAAAGTGAAATTGCCTCTTCCAACAAGGCTTCTCTATCGCTTCTGTGATGGTCAAGAGCTGACAGACGATGTTGGAGGAACCGCTCTTGGCAGTTCATTGGGCATCATAGGAGGTTACTGCTTTTATGACCACCTTGTAAATGTGTGCTTATTACCTTTGCGTCAGGTAATCTTGGAAACAAAGGAGATTACAGACCAGCTAGGTTTTTCCACAACATCTAAGTATGTTATTGTGGCTGCTTCTTCCACATACATTGGAaagttttttttcctcaattGTACCACTGGTCAACTTTATGTTGGTACCAGGAGTCTTGTATCAGCTGGAGAAATGATTCCTTGTGTACCAAATGCACTGATAAGTCCGATGCATGACTCGAACACTGGTCAACAGCAGGATGCGATGCTGCTATGGTTAGAAGAACATGTTCGTCGCTTACAAAATGGCATTATTAAACTCCGTAACGAAGGAATGATCAGAAGTATCAACTTGTTCCCAGAAGAATCTCCTCTCTGTTCCACTGCAGTAACCAATGGTGTTCAG GTTCGCGCTTCTGCTGTATTCATTCCGGAGGGTTGTAACCTTCTAGATGAATCTCATAAATATCTGTTTGCTTATTCAATTCGTATGCGCCTCCTGCCTGAGGGATGCATTGTCAATGGAACATCCTTTGGCTCCTGCCAACTGAATTGGAGGCACTGGATCATCCGTGCAAATGACCATGTTGTATCTGAAGTTAATGCAGAAGCTGTTATTGGAAAG TATCCACTCTTGTATCCTGGGGGGGAAGAATTTGTTTATGAAAGTTGCACCCCTCTATCATCATCCCAAGGTTCAATTGAAGGTGCTTTCACATTTGTTCCTGGCAG ATTGGCAGACCCAAAAGGCAGTGCATTTGAGGTTGAAGTGGGCCGGTTTCCTCTCCAGTGTCCAGACTACATTTTCTGA
- the LOC104879470 gene encoding probable disease resistance RPP8-like protein 2 — protein MVEGILSRVAEKLSVVLIQQPGLLNEIEEEANWIYLRMSDWVSDHLAFKVSMEPLRDIAYDVEDVVDDFMLKTAAKRRKRGGILKKLKQIRVNIYDNTGLIPQSFIHTEPVEDQNIANTVVSPVIEKVTALLGKGLLRPQVKKKARRILDEFKFMNGFLEDVESVELDENGMAWMEDLCNVSCYAVDVIDSFISGREQFRMRGAFRRVVTGFNKLRSQLRLGAEMDKINARILVLSKGKPKEVIRHDQSREQGSERRFLQRQVPPSYVVDKPDMVSFEDDVHEIVARLLTDDKCFFIISIVGVEGIGKTTLTKLVHENDMVVDHFPYRARLSVDSWHSGFLKDILEQMGCNKSIPTLWKDIKNCRSKAEMRSLLREQKSLLREQESELLSCFNAFLQDKKYLIILDGIHYLGDLLKRLPDTSNGSRMILTSRSTSLHSDLPNKSLHLTLQLRDDNESWALFRHTLKVSMPPELLDFQREIVRICGGLPLAIKSVADVLSKKDTTIEAWSSVLQQLNRDQEFWPKTLTAINNRLPLHMKRCLFYFGLFPQNFEIPARRLIVLWVAEGLVHPMEEKEAPEAVAERYLTKLIAQCMVQVTKKKLDGRVQACRLPDPIRRHWLLKAKEATFLQGKKKPRSSEIYLGTGMVHRLADHLDKGDDSFNQIHGYHNTSSISLQSQYQDTTSFLSFDTREGSRPGEDIGNFLDRCISNRCLLLLRVLDLELVYKPKLPEALELLRHLRYLGLRRTKLDMLPSSVGKFLNLQTLDVKHTDIRTLPNSIWAMQQLRNLYLSESYCSMPQPSSNSLTTLQTLWGLLVKEETPVKDGLDRLVDLRKLGLAFCLLGSQQEAMLSQVDAVADWVLKLNHLQSLRLKSYDEKNQPWDLHLKPLSSHANLSNVYLLGQLKNPSIVSEFPHSLTDLTLSWSGLAEDPMQTLDKLPKLRVLRLLRRAYVGKNMLCSSGGFPELRVLKLWMLEQLEEWNVEKGALQGLRDLEVRSCIKLGVLPEELQHRSFLKLEFI, from the coding sequence ATGGTGGAAGGCATTCTGTCAAGGGTGGCAGAGAAACTCTCTGTTGTGCTCATTCAACAACCTGGCCTTCTGAATGAAATTGAAGAAGAGGCGAATTGGATTTACTTGAGAATGAGTGACTGGGTTAGCGATCATTTAGCATTCAAGGTCTCTATGGAGCCCTTAAGGGACATTGCCTATGATGTAGAGGATGTTGTTGATGATTTTATGCTAAAGACGGCAgcaaagagaaggaaaagaggAGGAATTCTCAAGAAGCTGAAGCAGATCAGGGTCAACATCTATGATAACACAGGTTTGATCCCTCAGAGCTTCATACATACTGAACCAGTAGAGGATCAGAACATAGCCAACACAGTTGTTTCCCCAGTTATTGAAAAGGTGACAGCCCTTTTAGGTAAGGGATTGCTTCGTCCCCAGGTGAAAAAGAAGGCCAGAAGGATACTTGATGAATTTAAGTTCATGAATGGCTTTCTTGAAGATGTAGAATCAGTAGAGCTAGATGAAAATGGAATGGCATGGATGGAGGACCTCTGCAATGTTTCTTGTTATGCAGTGGATGTAATAGACTCCTTCATCAGTGGGAGAGAGCAGTTCAGGATGAGGGGAGCTTTTAGGAGAGTAGTCACAGGCTTCAACAAATTGAGGTCCCAACTTCGTCTAGGTGCGGAGATGGATAAAATCAATGCTAGGATCCTGGTTCTTTCCAAGGGGAAGCCAAAAGAGGTCATCAGACATGACCAAAGTAGAGAACAGGGGAGTGAGAGAAGGTTCCTACAAAGACAGGTTCCACCTTCTTATGTTGTTGACAAACCTGATATGGTCAGCTTTGAGGATGATGTACATGAGATTGTGGCCAGATTGCTTACAGATGACAAAtgtttctttattatttcaattgTGGGCGTGGAAGGAATTGGCAAGACAACCTTAACAAAGTTGGTCCATGAGAATGATATGGTTGTGGATCATTTCCCTTATCGTGCTCGGCTGTCTGTAGATTCATGGCATTCGGGATTTCTCAAGGACATACTTGAACAAATGGGCTGCAATAAAAGCATTCCAACCTTGTGGAAAGATATCAAGAATTGCAGAAGCAAGGCAGAGATGCGGTCTTTGCTGAGAGAACAAAAGTCTTTGCTGAGAGAACAAGAGTCTGAGTTGCTGTCTTGCTTTAATGCTTTCCTGCAGGATAAGAAGTATCTCATAATTCTGGATGGCATACATTACTTGGGGGACCTGCTTAAAAGACTTCCAGACACATCAAATGGGAGTAGAATGATTTTAACCAGTCGGTCTACAAGTCTACATTCAGACCTTCCAAACAAGAGCCTTCATCTAACACTGCAATTACGTGATGATAATGAAAGTTGGGCACTGTTTAGGCATACTTTGAAGGTAAGCATGCCCCCAGAACTGCTAGATTTTCAAAGAGAAATTGTGAGAATATGTGGGGGGCTGCCACTGGCCATAAAAAGCGTAGCAGATGTTTTGTCAAAGAAAGACACAACCATTGAGGCGTGGTCTAGTGTTCTTCAGCAGCTCAACAGAGACCAAGAATTTTGGCCGAAAACCTTGACTGCGATCAATAACAGGTTGCCCTTGCACATGAAGCGATGCCTCTTTTACTTTGGACTATTTCCTCAAAACTTTGAGATCCCAGCAAGAAGATTGATTGTATTGTGGGTTGCAGAGGGTTTGGTGCATCCAATGGAAGAGAAAGAAGCTCCTGAAGCTGTTGCAGAGAGGTACTTGACAAAGTTGATAGCCCAGTGCATGGTTCAAGTGACTAAGAAGAAGCTTGATGGGAGAGTTCAAGCATGTCGCCTACCTGATCCCATACGACGTCACTGGTTGTTGAAAGCTAAGGAAGCTACATTTCTTCaaggtaaaaaaaaaccaaggtcATCTGAGATATATTTGGGCACTGGTATGGTCCATCGTCTTGCTGATCATCTTGACAAAGGAGATGACAGTTTCAATCAAATTCATGGTTACCACAATActtcttctatttctctccAATCTCAGTATCAAGATACCACATCCTTCCTATCATTTGATACTCGAGAAGGAAGCAGACCAGGAGAAGACATAGGAAACTTTCTTGACCGATGCATTTCTAACAGGTGCCTTCTGTTACTGCGAGTGCTTGATCTTGAACTGGTGTACAAACCTAAGTTGCCAGAGGCGTTGGAGTTACTAAGACACTTGAGGTACCTTGGCTTGAGACGGACAAAGCTGGATATGCTTCCTTCATCAGTGGGTAAGTTTTTAAACCTCCAAACACTGGATGTGAAACATACTGACATCAGAACTCTTCCTAATTCTATCTGGGCTATGCAACAACTGCGTAACTTGTACTTGAGTGAGAGTTACTGCAGCATGCCCCAACCGAGCTCCAACTCTCTGACAACCCTCCAAACACTATGGGGCCTGTTGGTAAAGGAGGAGACTCCAGTGAAGGATGGCTTAGACAGGTTGGTCGATCTTAGAAAACTGGGATTGGCATTTTGTTTACTGGGTTCTCAACAGGAGGCAATGTTATCGCAAGTGGATGCAGTGGCTGATTGGGTTTTGAAACTGAACCATCTTCAATCCTTAAGGCTGAAATCATATGATGAAAAGAACCAACCATGGGATTTGCACTTGAAGCCTTTGTCCAGCCATGCGAATCTCTCTAATGTTTACTTACTGGGGCAGTTAAAGAATCCATCCATTGTGTCTGAATTCCCACATAGCCTCACTGACCTTACCCTGTCATGGTCAGGATTAGCAGAAGACCCAATGCAAACATTGGATAAGCTTCCCAAGCTAAGAGTTCTTAGGTTATTGCGCAGAGCATATGTGGGAAAGAACATGCTTTGCTCTTCAGGAGGCTTTCCAGAGCTTCGGGTTCTTAAACTGTGGATGCTGGAGCAGCTGGAGGAATGGAATGTAGAGAAAGGAGCACTGCAAGGTCTCAGAGATTTAGAGGTTAGGTCATGTATAAAGTTGGGTGTGCTTCCTGAAGAGTTGCAGCACAGGAGTTTCTTGAAACTAGAGTTCATATGA